A single Cryomorphaceae bacterium DNA region contains:
- the paaJ gene encoding phenylacetate-CoA oxygenase subunit PaaJ has protein sequence MSATEDIWAWMEEVSDPEIPVLTVVDLGVVRDVALDNGKATVTITPTYSGCPAMNTIEEEIKAKLAEHGYENAEVKTVLDPAWTTDWMSENGRRKLEEYGIAPPAAGSVNKKALFGEPDAVRCPQCKSENTRMVSQFGSTACKAMYQCNDCLEPFDYFKCL, from the coding sequence ATGAGCGCGACCGAAGACATCTGGGCATGGATGGAAGAGGTCAGCGATCCGGAGATTCCTGTGCTCACGGTCGTCGATCTCGGCGTGGTGCGCGATGTTGCCTTGGACAATGGTAAGGCCACGGTGACCATTACACCAACCTACAGCGGGTGTCCGGCCATGAATACCATCGAAGAAGAGATTAAAGCCAAGCTCGCCGAACACGGCTATGAAAACGCCGAAGTGAAAACTGTATTGGACCCCGCGTGGACCACGGATTGGATGTCCGAGAACGGCCGCCGCAAACTTGAAGAGTACGGAATAGCCCCTCCTGCCGCAGGCAGTGTCAATAAGAAAGCGTTGTTTGGAGAACCGGATGCGGTACGTTGCCCGCAGTGTAAATCCGAGAATACCCGTATGGTCAGTCAATTCGGTTCCACGGCGTGTAAAGCCATGTACCAATGCAACGACTGCCTAGAGCCTTTCGATTACTTTAAATGTCTGTAG
- the paaC gene encoding phenylacetate-CoA oxygenase subunit PaaC: protein MEIKEALFHYALRMGDNSLILGHRLSEWCGHGPILEQDIALINVALDLIGQSRSYLSYAGELEGEGRSEDDLAYLRREREFRNVLLTELPNGDFGRTLVRQFLFDVFHYLQLERLTESSDEQLAAIATKSLKEVTYHLRYSSEWMIRLGDGTEESHRRVQEPLNDLWAYTGEMFEMDDVDETLVGVGIAPDLASLKPAWENKVREILTEATLDVPESGWMHSGGRKGVHSEHLGYLLSELQYLQRSIPNAKW, encoded by the coding sequence ATGGAAATCAAAGAAGCCCTTTTTCACTACGCCCTTCGCATGGGTGACAATAGCCTGATCTTAGGTCACCGCCTAAGCGAGTGGTGTGGACATGGCCCCATTTTGGAACAGGACATCGCCTTGATCAATGTGGCCTTGGACCTCATCGGCCAAAGCCGGAGCTACCTGAGCTATGCCGGAGAACTAGAGGGCGAAGGAAGAAGCGAGGACGACTTGGCCTATCTCCGTCGTGAGCGTGAATTTCGAAACGTTTTGTTGACCGAGCTCCCCAACGGGGACTTCGGGAGAACCCTTGTACGTCAGTTCCTTTTTGACGTCTTCCACTACCTTCAGTTGGAGCGCTTGACGGAAAGCAGTGATGAGCAATTGGCAGCGATTGCCACGAAGTCCCTTAAAGAAGTGACCTATCACCTGCGGTATTCCAGCGAGTGGATGATTCGCCTGGGCGACGGTACAGAAGAAAGTCATCGCCGCGTACAAGAACCCTTGAATGACCTTTGGGCCTACACGGGCGAAATGTTCGAGATGGATGATGTGGATGAGACCTTAGTGGGAGTGGGCATCGCTCCTGACTTGGCGAGCCTCAAACCCGCCTGGGAAAACAAAGTCCGTGAAATTCTGACGGAAGCTACGCTGGATGTTCCCGAAAGTGGATGGATGCATTCCGGTGGTCGAAAAGGCGTTCATTCCGAGCACTTGGGCTACCTACTTTCTGAGCTCCAGTACCTGCAACGCAGTATTCCCAACGCTAAATGGTAA
- the paaB gene encoding 1,2-phenylacetyl-CoA epoxidase subunit B has protein sequence MSESKPSDWPLWEVFIRSKSGLHHKHVGSLHAADADMAIENARDVYTRRSEGISIWVVESKHIIASNPTEGESLFEPADNKVYRHPTFYDIPKEVGHM, from the coding sequence ATGAGCGAATCAAAACCAAGTGATTGGCCTCTTTGGGAGGTCTTCATCCGCAGCAAAAGTGGTTTGCACCACAAACACGTAGGCTCTCTGCACGCGGCAGATGCCGATATGGCTATAGAAAATGCTCGTGATGTATATACCCGTCGATCAGAAGGCATCAGCATTTGGGTCGTCGAGTCGAAGCACATCATCGCCTCCAATCCTACGGAAGGTGAGAGTCTTTTTGAGCCAGCGGACAACAAAGTTTACCGACACCCGACCTTCTACGACATTCCGAAGGAAGTCGGTCACATGTAA
- the paaA gene encoding 1,2-phenylacetyl-CoA epoxidase subunit A, with the protein MDEMKLEAAFQATIDREEKIEPRDWMPEAYRKTLIRQISQHAHSEIVGMLPEANWITRAPSLRRKASLLAKIQDEAGHGLYLYSAAETLGAKREDLIDDLHAGKAKYSSIFNYPTVTWADIGAIGWLVDGAAIQNQVPLCRTSYGPYARAMIRVCKEESFHQRQGYEIISTLANGTPEQKEMAQDALNRWWWPSLMMFGPNDADSPNSARSIQWKIKRKTNDELRQEFVDKTVPQAEFIGLRVPDDELKWNEERGHYDFGPIDWEEFYNVIQGNGPCNKERVAARLKAKEEGLWVREAANAYAEKRRQRKAETA; encoded by the coding sequence ATGGACGAAATGAAACTGGAAGCTGCCTTTCAAGCGACAATCGATCGCGAAGAAAAAATTGAGCCGCGCGACTGGATGCCAGAAGCGTATCGCAAAACACTCATTCGCCAGATTTCGCAGCACGCGCACAGCGAAATTGTGGGCATGCTTCCCGAAGCCAATTGGATTACCCGTGCACCGAGCCTTCGCCGTAAAGCCTCTTTGTTGGCCAAAATTCAAGACGAAGCAGGACACGGACTGTATTTGTACAGCGCAGCCGAGACACTCGGTGCCAAGCGCGAAGACCTCATCGATGATTTACACGCGGGAAAGGCGAAATACTCCAGTATTTTCAATTACCCCACCGTGACTTGGGCCGATATCGGCGCCATCGGTTGGTTGGTTGATGGAGCGGCGATCCAAAATCAGGTACCCTTGTGTCGTACCTCCTATGGCCCATATGCCCGCGCCATGATTCGGGTGTGTAAAGAAGAAAGCTTCCACCAACGTCAGGGGTACGAGATCATCTCGACCTTGGCGAACGGAACTCCAGAGCAGAAAGAAATGGCTCAAGATGCGTTGAATCGCTGGTGGTGGCCATCGCTGATGATGTTTGGGCCCAACGATGCAGACTCGCCGAACAGTGCACGCAGCATCCAATGGAAGATCAAGAGAAAAACCAACGACGAACTCCGTCAGGAATTTGTCGATAAAACTGTACCGCAGGCCGAATTCATCGGATTGCGTGTACCTGACGACGAACTCAAGTGGAATGAGGAACGCGGTCACTATGACTTCGGTCCCATCGATTGGGAAGAGTTCTACAATGTGATTCAAGGGAACGGGCCGTGCAACAAGGAACGTGTGGCTGCTCGCTTGAAAGCAAAAGAAGAAGGGCTTTGGGTGCGTGAAGCGGCCAATGCCTATGCTGAAAAACGTCGTCAGCGAAAAGCCGAAACCGCATGA
- the paaK gene encoding phenylacetate-CoA oxygenase/reductase subunit PaaK yields MPQFHTLKVKEIRRETEECVSLQFDVPDTLDADYRYIQGQYLTLKTEIDGEEVRRSYSICSCPLDNELRVAVKAVPMGKFSTFANEVLQEGDALEVMTPIGKFYTELKPEQAKHYVAFVAGSGITPVMSIMKTVLRTEPDSHFTLFYGNKNFDSIIFRDEIEALKNDYLDRLSVYHLLSRELTDAPLFNGRLDGEKAAQFCDRLFDWKSIDEFFLCGPGEMIMDIKDTLIEKGVDKKKVHFELFTTPGQAKAVHKPMVEKAPEAYDAQVQVTLDGMTYAFGLDEDGPNILDAALHHGADVPFACKGAVCCTCKAKVMEGKVEMDLNYALEEDELEAGYVLTCQAHPRSEKVVVSFDD; encoded by the coding sequence ATGCCTCAATTCCACACCCTCAAGGTCAAAGAAATCCGACGTGAAACAGAAGAATGTGTCAGTCTGCAGTTTGACGTGCCGGATACCTTGGATGCCGACTACCGATATATTCAGGGACAATACCTGACGTTGAAGACGGAAATCGACGGTGAAGAAGTGCGTCGTTCCTACTCCATTTGCAGCTGTCCATTAGACAATGAGTTGCGCGTTGCCGTCAAGGCGGTGCCGATGGGAAAGTTTTCGACCTTTGCGAATGAGGTGCTTCAAGAGGGGGATGCGCTGGAGGTCATGACGCCGATTGGAAAGTTCTACACGGAATTGAAGCCGGAGCAGGCCAAGCATTATGTGGCCTTTGTTGCCGGTTCGGGAATTACGCCAGTCATGTCCATCATGAAGACTGTGCTCAGAACGGAGCCCGACAGCCATTTTACCCTGTTTTATGGAAACAAGAATTTCGACAGCATTATATTCCGCGATGAAATTGAGGCGCTCAAAAACGATTACCTAGACCGCTTAAGCGTGTACCATTTGCTCAGTCGTGAGCTTACGGACGCACCTCTGTTCAACGGACGGTTAGATGGGGAAAAGGCAGCGCAATTCTGCGATCGTCTCTTTGATTGGAAGTCGATTGATGAGTTTTTCCTCTGCGGCCCTGGCGAAATGATCATGGATATCAAGGACACCTTGATTGAGAAAGGAGTCGACAAAAAGAAAGTCCACTTTGAGCTCTTTACTACGCCCGGACAGGCAAAAGCAGTGCACAAACCTATGGTGGAAAAAGCGCCGGAGGCTTACGACGCTCAGGTTCAAGTGACCCTGGATGGTATGACCTATGCGTTCGGACTGGATGAAGACGGCCCCAATATCTTGGATGCAGCCCTCCACCACGGAGCCGATGTTCCTTTTGCTTGCAAAGGAGCCGTTTGCTGTACGTGCAAAGCCAAGGTGATGGAAGGAAAAGTCGAGATGGACTTGAATTATGCCCTGGAAGAGGATGAGCTCGAAGCAGGATATGTACTGACTTGTCAAGCGCACCCGCGCAGTGAGAAGGTTGTAGTTAGTTTCGATGACTAG